From the genome of Acidimicrobiia bacterium:
CGTGTGCCCGACGGCTACACCCCCCCAACTTACCACGACTGACCCACCAGTCAGGCGGGTGGATACGCCACCCGATCCCCGCTGCGACGGGATCCTCCCGGGGTGGTGACGCCCGGCCCACTCGCTCCCCCATCACCGTGGCCGGCACCCACCAAGGGGCTATTCGAGGGTGGCGTAGGTGGTGGACCGGTCGGCAAGACGGGTACCCCCAACCTCCCCCACACAAGTCGCCAGATCGGCCAGGTACTCCTCGATCACCGGCGCATTTCCGGCGCTGACAGTGGCGTGCAGCGAGTCCGGCGGCGTCTGTCGATCATGGAACCAACCTTTGGCCTGCAGAGCATCACCCACGGCAAAGACATCCAGGGCGTCTTCATAGCCCGGAGCAATCGCCATCGCCACGAGATGCGCCTCGGGTTCGCCGAGCACCGCCAGGCCCGGGATGTCTCGTATGCCGGCCACCATGCGCTGATGCGTGTCGATGGTGATCTGGGCCAGACGCTGATAGCCCTCCGTCCCGAGATAGTGCAAGATCGCCCAGGCGCAGGCCATCGGTAAACCAGAGCGCGTGCCCTGCAAACCCGGCGAGGCGTAAAAGCCGCCCAGCCAATCGTCGAAGACGAACGTCTGATGCTTACGCAACGCCTTGGTGCGATGCAGGATCACCGAAGCCCCCTTGGGCGCGTACCCAAGTTTGTGGATGTCGGCCGAAATGGTGGTGACACCATCCACCCGGAAATCCCAGGGTGCCACCTCCATGCCCAATTGCTCCATAAACGGCAGGAGGAAGCCGCCCATGCACGCGTCCGTGTGGAAGTTGGCCCCCACCGAGGCCGCCAGGGCCGCCAGTTCCGGGATCGGATCGATCACGCCCTGCGGATACTGCGGTGCCGATCCCACCACCAACACCGTGTTCTCGTTCACCACCTCGGCGGCGGCGACCACATCAGCCCGCCAGTCGGCTAGGACCGGAATTCGGCGCACCGTAAGTCCGAAGTAGTGGGCTGCCTTGTGGAAGGCGGCGTGGGCGCTCACTGGCAACACGATCTCCGGGGCCGTGACGCCCCGCTCCTGACGGCACCGCTCGCGCGCGGCCTTCACGGCCAGCAGAATGCTCTCGGTGCCGCCGGAGGTCATGAAACCGGAGGCCTCCGGTCCGTGCAGGAGATCGGCCGTGATGCCCACCACCTCCGACTGGATGCGGGCCAGGCTCGGGAACGCCATCGTGTTGAGGG
Proteins encoded in this window:
- a CDS encoding aspartate aminotransferase family protein, which codes for MPLTPSGQSPQEIVAALTGMRGNDARWQDGRTFGMVYDAGPEAHAMLETVAAMFLHDNALNTMAFPSLARIQSEVVGITADLLHGPEASGFMTSGGTESILLAVKAARERCRQERGVTAPEIVLPVSAHAAFHKAAHYFGLTVRRIPVLADWRADVVAAAEVVNENTVLVVGSAPQYPQGVIDPIPELAALAASVGANFHTDACMGGFLLPFMEQLGMEVAPWDFRVDGVTTISADIHKLGYAPKGASVILHRTKALRKHQTFVFDDWLGGFYASPGLQGTRSGLPMACAWAILHYLGTEGYQRLAQITIDTHQRMVAGIRDIPGLAVLGEPEAHLVAMAIAPGYEDALDVFAVGDALQAKGWFHDRQTPPDSLHATVSAGNAPVIEEYLADLATCVGEVGGTRLADRSTTYATLE